Proteins from a genomic interval of Danio rerio strain Tuebingen ecotype United States chromosome 4, GRCz12tu, whole genome shotgun sequence:
- the gcc1 gene encoding GRIP and coiled-coil domain-containing protein 1 (The RefSeq protein has 2 substitutions compared to this genomic sequence) → MEKFGMSFGGGPSKKELLETIEVQKKQLVKYQTRFKDVVRAYQSLLKEKEALEASLKVLTISQEVDLSRVDNLSFGEASGSRALPSDLGDDRCSLHSEDSLDTAASAETATSVTSNSTKGDQIEDDQSCAVDGATAGAVVHTSPQQSEEASGSESGVSTSSSGCSEPTPQVADTDRRVIQLKTQLSTLTSSLATVTQEKSRMEASFQADKRKMKQELEELQARLEEDKKQHQAELQNLQEQFAESKARVITQQHEREQEQGDHALMLRELQKLLQEERGLRQDAELKLEDARATLAEAMQAADRGLDYESQLKEIIQEREELKKSLKAAAVENSKPDPRVEELQQENADLKAHFNQQLQQEIRKVAQADELLREQAKMEEIRVASLEERVSELSELLGACEKARQKDQQNTQRLRERILQLDTENKTLAMAAVNRTTSSDLNMDDMNLNVDALKDKLEKVKKLLLLAAQRSQDQSLDIEKLLEGGEKDHEVSESEKASALHYQQELRQIKEEFERYKMRAQGVLKNKNTKDGNQAKELEEARDQLAELKEKYINLRIQSDEAEVKHKRDLEERQQGLAALQQTHKQEVEKLEAQHRENFMRLEEELHKQRDRTMALLAEKDLELERLRASAVMGFGSHQRHIINSSTALEGGDLDEVDPEQEESDIIAQALKLAGPNEPTLLLYAEQLARKEVEVAALRKQKHRLEEDLHQLQGKLIANGERHEEELVELRGQLDKRIRDKGRDGANLEYLKNVIYKFLTLQDTRGRQQTLTAILTILHFSPQEKQVVLKQQQHSWWTAGMR, encoded by the exons ATGGAGAAGTTCGGTATGAGCTTTGGTGGAGGCCCAAGCAAAAAAGAACTCCTGGAAACCATTGAAGTGCAGAAGAAGCAGCTTGTAAAGTATCAGACACGCTTTAAAGATGTTGTCAGAGCTTACCAAAGCCTGCTTAAAGAAAAAGAAGCCTTGGAAGCCAGTCTGAAGGTTCTGACCATTTCTCAAGAGGTCGATTTAAGTCGTGTTGATAACCTCTCATTTGGTGAAGCTTCAGGAAGCAGAGCTTTGCCTTCTGATCTTGGAGATGACCGATGTTCACTTCATAGTGAAGACAGCCTGGATACAGCAGCCTCTGCTGAAACAGCCACTAGCGTGACGAGCAACAGCACTAAAGGAGACCAAATCGAGGACGATCAAAGCTGTGCTGTAGATGGAGCCACAGCTGGGGCTGTTGTACACACTTCACCCCAGCAGTCTGAGGAGGCAAGTGGGTCTGAAAGTGGCGTAAGCACCAGCAGCAGTGGATGTTCAGAGCCGACACCACAGGTGGCAGACACTGATCGCCGGGTCATCCAACTTAAGACGCAGCTGTCCACACTGACCAGTTCCCTGGCCACTGTTACCCAAGAAAAGTCCAGAATGGAAGCTTCATTTCAGGCGGACAAGCGGAAAATGAAGCAGGAACTGGAGGAGCTGCAGGCTAGGCTGGAGGAAGATAAGAAGCAGCACCAGGCCGAGCTTCAAAACCTGCAGGAGCAGTTTGCGGAGAGCAAAGCAAGAGTCATAACCCAGCAGCATGAACGGGAGCAGGAGCAGGGCGATCATGCGCTCATGCTCCGAGAGCTTCAGAAACTCCTGCAGGAAGAGAGGGGACTGAGACAGGATGCAGAACTCAAACTGGAGGACGCACGGGCGACGCTGGCTGAAGCCATGCAGGCAGCAGACCGAGGGCTAGATTATGAGTCGCAGCTGAAAGAGATCATTCAGGAACGGGATGAGCTGAAGAAGAGCCTGAAGGCTGCAGCGGTGGAGAACAGTAAACCTGACCCACGGGTGGAGGAGCTTCAGCAAGAGAACGCAGACCTCAAAGCTCACTTCAATCAGCAACTTCAGCAGGAAATCAGAAAG GTGGCACAAGCAGATGAGCTTCTCCGAGAGCAGGCGAAGATGGAGGAGATCCGAGTTGCCAGTCTTGAGGAGAGAGTATCTGAGCTCTCTGAACTCTTGGGTGCTTGCGAGAAGGCCAGACAGAAGGACCAACAAAACACTCAGAGGCTACGAGAACGCATCCTTCAGCTCGACACAGAGAACAAAACCCTCGCCATGGCTGCAGTCAACAGGACAACAAGCTCTGATCTAAACATGGATGACATGAACTTGAACGTAGACGCGTTAAAGGACAAACTTGAGAAGGTGAAGAAGTTACTCCTACTGGCTGCACAAAGATCTCAAGACCAGAGCCTAGATATTGAGAAGCTGCTGGAGGGAGGAGAAAAGGACCACGAAGTCTCTGAAAGCGAGAAAGCCTCAGCGCTCCACTACCAACAAGAGCTCCGGCAGATAAAAGAGGAGTTTGAGCGCTACAAAATGAGGGCGCAGGGGGTTCTGAAAAACAAGAACACAAAGGATGGAAACCAGGCCAAAGAGTTAGAAGAAGCACGAGATCAGTTAGCTGAGCTGAAGGAGAAGTATATCAACCTTCGGATACAAAGCGACGAAGCAGAAGTCAAGCATAAACGGGACCTAGAGGAGCGGCAACAGGGACTTGCAGCGCtccagcagacacacaaacagGAGGTTGAAAAGCTGGAGGCTCAACACCGGGAGAATTTCATGAGGCTTGAGGAAGAGTTGCACAAACAGAGAGATCGCACAATGGCCCTCCTGGCAGAAAAAGACCTTGAGCTGGAGCGACTCAGGGCATCAGCAGTTATGGGTTTCGGAAGTCACCAGAGGCACATTATCAATAGCAGTGCAGCGTTGGAAGGTGGTGACCTTGACGAAGTTGATCCAGAGCAAGAAGAAAGCGACATCATCGCTCAAGCTCTTAAACTAGCAGGTCCCAACGAGCCAACTTTATTGCTTTATGCCGAACAGCTGGCACGCAAAGAGGTAGAAGTGGCCGCCCTGCGCAAACAAAAGCATCGGCTAGAAGAAGACTTGCACCAACTACAAGGGAAGCTAATTGCTAATGGGGAGAGGCATGAGGAAGAGCTTGTGGAGCTACGGGGCCAGCTGGACAAGCGTATTCGGGACAAGGGGAGAGATGGGGCCAACCTAGAGTATCTCAAGAATGTGATTTATAAGTTCCTCACGCTCCAAGACACCAGAGGGCGCCAGCAGACTCTTACGGCCATTTTGACCATTTTGCACTTTAGTCCTCAAGAGAAACAAGTGGTGCTGAAGCAGCAACAGCACAGTTGGTGGACGGCTGGAATGAGATGA
- the dennd6b gene encoding protein DENND6B (The RefSeq protein has 1 substitution compared to this genomic sequence), translated as MDPFDSSESLEGPSKAVATTAEFSEPWSRFSAWLECVCVVTFDLELGQAIELVYPHDVKLTEKEKTSICYLSFPDSYSGCLGDTQFSFRLRQSVGRSSSWFGQEDVYNRDAPVSLQKEHAHLHGYVYFRQVKDATVKRGYFQKSLVVVSRLPFVNLFHSLLQVIAPEYFEKLEPCLETVCNEIDQWPAPVPGQTLNLPVMGVVMQIRIPSKVETAEGSPVKQQQTENLLPAPTVLPSVHELDLFKCFQSVLIHVQMLWELMLLGEPVVIMAPSPTVSSETVLALVSSIDPLHYFGDYRPYFTIHDSEFKEYTTRTQAPPNVILGVTNPFFIKTFQSWPHIIRLGELKMSGDLPKQVKIKKLAKLKTLDTKTGIYTAYKTFLHKDKTLIKRLLKGIQKKRPSEVQSAILRRHLLEQTQSFILPLEQYLETLMPPQRSVSPWKTPPQIRSFNQDEFMKTLEQAGPQLTLKGDFTGLYRRFFKSPNFDGWYRFRHREMSQKVECLHLEAICAADLLTWTKDKSEVEIVDLILKLREKLMRARKHQLPVKEELLERLEQSIQTIISSLPEDLQTVLHRQ; from the exons ATGGACCCGTTTGACAGCTCCGAGTCGTTGGAAGGCCCATCAAAAGCGGTGGCGACAACTGCAGAGTTTTCAGAGCCGTGGTCGCGCTTCTCCGCTTGGCTCGAGTGTGTGTGCGTGGTTACCTTCGACCTCGAGCTCGGACAAGCCATAGAG CTTGTTTACCCTCATGATGTCAAACTCACAGAAAAGGAG AAAACCAGCATCTGTTACTTGTCGTTTCCTGACTCATACTCAG GATGCCTCGGGGACACTCAGTTCAGCTTCAGACTGCGGCAATCTGTAGGCCGCAGTAGTTCCTGGTTTGGACAAGAAGATGTGTACAACAGGGATGCCCCTGTGACCCTGCAG AAGGAGCATGCACATTTGCACGGGTATGTGTATTTCAGACAAGTGAAAGATGCGACTGTCAAAAGGGGCTACTTTCAGAAG TCTCTGGTGGTGGTGTCCAGACTTCCGTTTGTGAACCTCTTCCATTCGCTGCTGCAGGTCATTGCTCCTGAATACTTTGAAAAGCTTGAACCTTGTCTGGAGACAG TCTGTAATGAGATTGACCAATGGCCAGCACCAGTTCCAGGACAGACCCTCAACTTACCTGTGATGGGTGTGGTGATGCAG ATCAGAATACCTTCAAAAGTTGAAACAGCAGAAGGAAGCcccgtaaaacaacaacaaacagag AATCTGCTCCCGGCTCCCACAGTTCTTCCATCAGTTCATGAGCTGGATCTCTTTAA ATGTTTCCAGTCGGTCCTGATTCACGTGCAGATGCTTTGGGAGCTGATGTTGCTGGGAGAGCCGGTGGTTATAATGGCACCTTCTCCAACCGTGTCCTCAGAGACTGTGCTGGCTCTGGTCAG CTCAATTGACCCACTGCACTACTTTGGTGATTACCGACCATACTTTACCATTCATGACAGTGAATTCAAGGAATACACCACCAGGACTCAGGCTCC ACCCAATGTTATATTGGGTGTCACAAACCCTTTCTTTATAAAGACCTTTCAGAGCTGGCCTCACATCATTCGCCTTGGAGAACTGAAGATGTCAG GTGATTTGCCAAAGCAAGTAAAGATCAAGAAATTGGCAAAGTTAAAAACACTGGATACCAAAACAG GTATCTACACTGCATACAAGACCTTCCTACACAAAGACAAAACCCTGATCAAACGACTTTTAAAG GGTATCCAGAAAAAAAGGCCATCAGAGGTGCAGAGTGCCATTTTGAGGCGACATCTCTTGGAGCAAACTCAGAGTTTCATTCTTCCActg gaaCAGTATTTGGAAACCCTCATGCCTCCACAGAGATCTGTGTCTCCATGGAAG ACGCCTCCACAGATCCGGTCCTTCAATCAGGATGAGTTCATGAAGACTCTGGAGCAGGCAGGACCACAACTAACACTGAAAGGAGACTTTACAGGCCTGTACAG GCGTTTCTTCAAATCTCCAAACTTTGATGGttggtatcggttcaggcacAGAGAGATGAGTCAGAAAGTGGAATGTCTTCATTTAGAAGCTATCTGTGCGGCT GATCTGCTGACGTGGACCAAAGATAAATCGGAAGTGGAGATTGTTGACCTCATCCTGAAGTTAAGGGAGAAACTG ATGAGAGCTCGAAAGCACCAGCTTCCAGTGAAAGAAGAGCTTCTGGAGAGGTTAGAGCAGTCCATCCAAACCATCATCAGCTCCTTGCCCGAGGACCTACAGACAGTGTTACACAGACAGTGA
- the dennd6b gene encoding protein DENND6B isoform X1, with protein sequence MDPFDSSESLEGPSKAVATTAEFSEPWSRFSAWLECVCVVTFDLELGQAIELVYPHDVKLTEKEKTSICYLSFPDSYSGCLGDTQFSFRLRQSVGRSSSWFGQEDVYNRDAPVTLQKEHAHLHGYVYFRQVKDATVKRGYFQKSLVVVSRLPFVNLFHSLLQVIAPEYFEKLEPCLETVCNEIDQWPAPVPGQTLNLPVMGVVMQIRIPSKVETAEGSPVKQQQTENLLPAPTVLPSVHELDLFKCFQSVLIHVQMLWELMLLGEPVVIMAPSPTVSSETVLALVSSIDPLHYFGDYRPYFTIHDSEFKEYTTRTQAPPNVILGVTNPFFIKTFQSWPHIIRLGELKMSGDLPKQVKIKKLAKLKTLDTKTGIYTAYKTFLHKDKTLIKRLLKGIQKKRPSEVQSAILRRHLLEQTQSFILPLEQYLETLMPPQRSVSPWKTPPQIRSFNQDEFMKTLEQAGPQLTLKGDFTGLYRRFFKSPNFDGWYRFRHREMSQKVECLHLEAICAAKKENPTSSEQLEGSADVDQR encoded by the exons ATGGACCCGTTTGACAGCTCCGAGTCGTTGGAAGGCCCATCAAAAGCGGTGGCGACAACTGCAGAGTTTTCAGAGCCGTGGTCGCGCTTCTCCGCTTGGCTCGAGTGTGTGTGCGTGGTTACCTTCGACCTCGAGCTCGGACAAGCCATAGAG CTTGTTTACCCTCATGATGTCAAACTCACAGAAAAGGAG AAAACCAGCATCTGTTACTTGTCGTTTCCTGACTCATACTCAG GATGCCTCGGGGACACTCAGTTCAGCTTCAGACTGCGGCAATCTGTAGGCCGCAGTAGTTCCTGGTTTGGACAAGAAGATGTGTACAACAGGGATGCCCCTGTGACCCTGCAG AAGGAGCATGCACATTTGCACGGGTATGTGTATTTCAGACAAGTGAAAGATGCGACTGTCAAAAGGGGCTACTTTCAGAAG TCTCTGGTGGTGGTGTCCAGACTTCCGTTTGTGAACCTCTTCCATTCGCTGCTGCAGGTCATTGCTCCTGAATACTTTGAAAAGCTTGAACCTTGTCTGGAGACAG TCTGTAATGAGATTGACCAATGGCCAGCACCAGTTCCAGGACAGACCCTCAACTTACCTGTGATGGGTGTGGTGATGCAG ATCAGAATACCTTCAAAAGTTGAAACAGCAGAAGGAAGCcccgtaaaacaacaacaaacagag AATCTGCTCCCGGCTCCCACAGTTCTTCCATCAGTTCATGAGCTGGATCTCTTTAA ATGTTTCCAGTCGGTCCTGATTCACGTGCAGATGCTTTGGGAGCTGATGTTGCTGGGAGAGCCGGTGGTTATAATGGCACCTTCTCCAACCGTGTCCTCAGAGACTGTGCTGGCTCTGGTCAG CTCAATTGACCCACTGCACTACTTTGGTGATTACCGACCATACTTTACCATTCATGACAGTGAATTCAAGGAATACACCACCAGGACTCAGGCTCC ACCCAATGTTATATTGGGTGTCACAAACCCTTTCTTTATAAAGACCTTTCAGAGCTGGCCTCACATCATTCGCCTTGGAGAACTGAAGATGTCAG GTGATTTGCCAAAGCAAGTAAAGATCAAGAAATTGGCAAAGTTAAAAACACTGGATACCAAAACAG GTATCTACACTGCATACAAGACCTTCCTACACAAAGACAAAACCCTGATCAAACGACTTTTAAAG GGTATCCAGAAAAAAAGGCCATCAGAGGTGCAGAGTGCCATTTTGAGGCGACATCTCTTGGAGCAAACTCAGAGTTTCATTCTTCCActg gaaCAGTATTTGGAAACCCTCATGCCTCCACAGAGATCTGTGTCTCCATGGAAG ACGCCTCCACAGATCCGGTCCTTCAATCAGGATGAGTTCATGAAGACTCTGGAGCAGGCAGGACCACAACTAACACTGAAAGGAGACTTTACAGGCCTGTACAG GCGTTTCTTCAAATCTCCAAACTTTGATGGttggtatcggttcaggcacAGAGAGATGAGTCAGAAAGTGGAATGTCTTCATTTAGAAGCTATCTGTGCGGCT aagaaagaaaatcctaCGAGTTCAGAACAACTTGAGG GATCTGCTGACGTGGACCAAAGATAA
- the gcc1 gene encoding GRIP and coiled-coil domain-containing protein 1 isoform X1: MEKFGMSFGGGPSKKELLETIEVQKKQLVKYQTRFKDVVRAYQSLLKEKEALEASLKVLTISQEVDLSRVDNLSFGEASGSRALPSDLGDDRCSLHSEDSLDTAASAETATSVTSNSTKGDQIEDDQSCAVDGATAGAVVHTSPQQSEEASGSESGVSTSSSGCSEPTPQVADTDRRVIQLKTQLSTLTSSLATVTQEKSRMEASFQADKRKMKQELEELQARLEEDKKQHQAELQNLQEQFAESKARVITQQHEREQEQGDHALMLRELQKLLQEERGLRQDAELKLEDARATLAEAMQAADRGLDYESQLKEIIQERDELKKSLKAAAVENSKPDPRVEELQQENADLKAHFNQQLQQEIRKVAQADELLREQAKMEEIRVASLEERVSELSELLGACEKARQKDQQNTQRLRERILQLDTENKTLAMAAVNRTTSSDLNMDDMNLNVDALKDKLEKVKKLLLLAAQRSQDQSLDIEKLLEGGEKDHEVSESEKASALHYQQELRQIKEEFERYKMRAQGVLKNKNTKDGNQAKELEEARDQLAELKEKYINLRIQSDEAEVKHKRDLEERQQGLAALQQTHKQEVEKLEAQHRENFMRLEEELHKQRDRTMALLAEKDLELERLRASAVMGFGSHQRHIINSSAALEGGDLDEVDPEQEESDIIAQALKLAGPNEPTLLLYAEQLARKEVEVAALRKQKHRLEEDLHQLQGKLIANGERHEEELVELRGQLDKRIRDKGRDGANLEYLKNVIYKFLTLQDTRGRQQTLTAILTILHFSPQEKQVVLKQQQHSWWTAGMR; the protein is encoded by the exons ATGGAGAAGTTCGGTATGAGCTTTGGTGGAGGCCCAAGCAAAAAAGAACTCCTGGAAACCATTGAAGTGCAGAAGAAGCAGCTTGTAAAGTATCAGACACGCTTTAAAGATGTTGTCAGAGCTTACCAAAGCCTGCTTAAAGAAAAAGAAGCCTTGGAAGCCAGTCTGAAGGTTCTGACCATTTCTCAAGAGGTCGATTTAAGTCGTGTTGATAACCTCTCATTTGGTGAAGCTTCAGGAAGCAGAGCTTTGCCTTCTGATCTTGGAGATGACCGATGTTCACTTCATAGTGAAGACAGCCTGGATACAGCAGCCTCTGCTGAAACAGCCACTAGCGTGACGAGCAACAGCACTAAAGGAGACCAAATCGAGGACGATCAAAGCTGTGCTGTAGATGGAGCCACAGCTGGGGCTGTTGTACACACTTCACCCCAGCAGTCTGAGGAGGCAAGTGGGTCTGAAAGTGGCGTAAGCACCAGCAGCAGTGGATGTTCAGAGCCGACACCACAGGTGGCAGACACTGATCGCCGGGTCATCCAACTTAAGACGCAGCTGTCCACACTGACCAGTTCCCTGGCCACTGTTACCCAAGAAAAGTCCAGAATGGAAGCTTCATTTCAGGCGGACAAGCGGAAAATGAAGCAGGAACTGGAGGAGCTGCAGGCTAGGCTGGAGGAAGATAAGAAGCAGCACCAGGCCGAGCTTCAAAACCTGCAGGAGCAGTTTGCGGAGAGCAAAGCAAGAGTCATAACCCAGCAGCATGAACGGGAGCAGGAGCAGGGCGATCATGCGCTCATGCTCCGAGAGCTTCAGAAACTCCTGCAGGAAGAGAGGGGACTGAGACAGGATGCAGAACTCAAACTGGAGGACGCACGGGCGACGCTGGCTGAAGCCATGCAGGCAGCAGACCGAGGGCTAGATTATGAGTCGCAGCTGAAAGAGATCATTCAGGAACGGGATGAGCTGAAGAAGAGCCTGAAGGCTGCAGCGGTGGAGAACAGTAAACCTGACCCACGGGTGGAGGAGCTTCAGCAAGAGAACGCAGACCTCAAAGCTCACTTCAATCAGCAACTTCAGCAGGAAATCAGAAAG GTGGCACAAGCAGATGAGCTTCTCCGAGAGCAGGCGAAGATGGAGGAGATCCGAGTTGCCAGTCTTGAGGAGAGAGTATCTGAGCTCTCTGAACTCTTGGGTGCTTGCGAGAAGGCCAGACAGAAGGACCAACAAAACACTCAGAGGCTACGAGAACGCATCCTTCAGCTCGACACAGAGAACAAAACCCTCGCCATGGCTGCAGTCAACAGGACAACAAGCTCTGATCTAAACATGGATGACATGAACTTGAACGTAGACGCGTTAAAGGACAAACTTGAGAAGGTGAAGAAGTTACTCCTACTGGCTGCACAAAGATCTCAAGACCAGAGCCTAGATATTGAGAAGCTGCTGGAGGGAGGAGAAAAGGACCACGAAGTCTCTGAAAGCGAGAAAGCCTCAGCGCTCCACTACCAACAAGAGCTCCGGCAGATAAAAGAGGAGTTTGAGCGCTACAAAATGAGGGCGCAGGGGGTTCTGAAAAACAAGAACACAAAGGATGGAAACCAGGCCAAAGAGTTAGAAGAAGCACGAGATCAGTTAGCTGAGCTGAAGGAGAAGTATATCAACCTTCGGATACAAAGCGACGAAGCAGAAGTCAAGCATAAACGGGACCTAGAGGAGCGGCAACAGGGACTTGCAGCGCtccagcagacacacaaacagGAGGTTGAAAAGCTGGAGGCTCAACACCGGGAGAATTTCATGAGGCTTGAGGAAGAGTTGCACAAACAGAGAGATCGCACAATGGCCCTCCTGGCAGAAAAAGACCTTGAGCTGGAGCGACTCAGGGCATCAGCAGTTATGGGTTTCGGAAGTCACCAGAGGCACATTATCAATAGCAGTGCAGCGTTGGAAGGTGGTGACCTTGACGAAGTTGATCCAGAGCAAGAAGAAAGCGACATCATCGCTCAAGCTCTTAAACTAGCAGGTCCCAACGAGCCAACTTTATTGCTTTATGCCGAACAGCTGGCACGCAAAGAGGTAGAAGTGGCCGCCCTGCGCAAACAAAAGCATCGGCTAGAAGAAGACTTGCACCAACTACAAGGGAAGCTAATTGCTAATGGGGAGAGGCATGAGGAAGAGCTTGTGGAGCTACGGGGCCAGCTGGACAAGCGTATTCGGGACAAGGGGAGAGATGGGGCCAACCTAGAGTATCTCAAGAATGTGATTTATAAGTTCCTCACGCTCCAAGACACCAGAGGGCGCCAGCAGACTCTTACGGCCATTTTGACCATTTTGCACTTTAGTCCTCAAGAGAAACAAGTGGTGCTGAAGCAGCAACAGCACAGTTGGTGGACGGCTGGAATGAGATGA